One Drosophila santomea strain STO CAGO 1482 chromosome X, Prin_Dsan_1.1, whole genome shotgun sequence DNA segment encodes these proteins:
- the LOC120455007 gene encoding protein obstructor-E, with protein sequence MQIWNAHHICLVILVSSAVPLIGALSSTVCADRFTGLSFADPASCSSFYVCQRGNAIRRECSSGLYYDPKIQTCNLPGLIKCFNGDRGVALLPEVKRNGTALPDGKPKEVATTTPPHTTAPHTTAVPLLVVTTKNPKMAATAIPISQDDASDADGAHAVTQDTPHGMDVLRSSRDCRGIADGEYLADPKHCRRFYMCHKNRPKRHNCPRNHWFDRETKSCQVREKVLNCPSNRN encoded by the exons atgcaaattt GGAATGCACACCACATATGCCTGGTGATCCTAGTGTCCTCGGCGGTGCCATTGATCGGAGCATTGAGCAGCACCGTTTGCGCGGATCGCTTCACTGGCCTCTCGTTCGCTGACCCGGCCAGTTGCTCCAGCTTCTATGTGTGCCAGCGTGGAAACGCCATTCGGCGGGAGTGCTCCAGTGGTCTGTACTACGATCCCAAGATCCAGACCTGCAATCTGCCCGGCCTAATCAAATGTTTCAACGGGGATCGCGGCGTTGCTTTGCTGCCCGAAGTCAAACGAAACGGCACAGCGCTGCCTGATGGAAAGCCCAAGGAGGTGGCCACCACGACGCCACCACACACGACGGCACCACACACGACGGCAGTGCCATTGTTGGTAGTGACcaccaaaaacccaaaaatggCTGCCACAGCTATACCAATAAGCCAAGATGATGCCAGTGATGCCGATGGTGCGCATGCAGTTACCCAAGATACACCGCACGGAATGGATGTTTTGAGATCCTCGCGAGATTGCCGTGGAATAGCCGATGGCGAGTACTTGGCAGACCCCAAACATTGCCGCCGTTTCTACATGTGCCATAAAAATCGGCCCAAGCGCCACAATTGCCCCCGGAATCATTGGTTCGATCGAGAGACGAAATCCTGCCAGGTCCGAGAGAAGGTACTGAACTGTCCATCCAATCGGAATTAG
- the LOC120455006 gene encoding EF-hand domain-containing family member C2: MLRIPGMPLLPGTLFRDVSKGHYPKPQSLANVQGLSMLSDRQQPPPVESGGATVDISCPPVGASSIYPPRSGPRMPPWLAYDKKVLCFYAYFKQTLQEVYHAPYLVRKVKIYYYLEDGTLEIYEPRVDNSGIVQGCVVHRQRVQKAPPCDNEFMSLIDLNVDQTVQIFDRQYHITDCDPFTRHFLNTRGITVPDPVKSPCDPTEEQRKRQNQPRSGNLIPKNHPFAQFLKYDRQILKFQAYWDDRTEFGDVRKLELCYYLSDDTIEIKEQHIRNSGRDGPTVFLKRGRLAREFEGLQLPGQMTPTTLLNVLGTNMRNVRYCVDPLNTGNKEIHYYREKDLQIGSVINAYGRAVVITELDPFTQNYYRQRYGIQDFTPLPIPARADDCAEHRSERQLPPYNGWGSYEDTVGNCISVEPKPPKTDFKKFIKYDRYVLRFGAKMLSTIKANCERIFVISYYLCDDTLQIQEIAVRNSGFLGGEFMKRTRLELPGQERFSCKQPQYYMPWNFFIGSTMSLKDFIFHIVSADEYTLMYMEHHQESFTHANVGLIMEKVKSALQNRMAEFVGSCVPDCTDLEKKRDVFVSFESFKGALIGIMGNQISDHEIISLCRHFSAEKSQPNACDRSTVRAAAHLELKRALWNARDDLMEHFHHINPTNQPFLPESKVRSALRGCRLPFSLELIDNILSILNRNECDDIEVCDLMNFIDVSCGKGCNMLPVNHAFELCPKIPFLNKGRVVNFTCFLRELNLPLNLPAGGEKNHDAMGEGRIMPPSAMSDADLHKMHEDDAHAA, from the exons ATGCTGCGCATTCCTGGTATGCCCCTTCTTCCGGGGACTCTCTTCCGCGAT GTATCCAAGGGACATTACCCCAAACCGCAATCGCTGGCCAATGTGCAAGGACTCAGTATGCTGAGTGATCGCCAGCAACCGCCTCCTGTGGAGTCGGGCGGCGCTACGGTGGACATCAGCTGTCCCCCAGTTGGGGCCTCCTCCATATATCCACCCCGTTCGGGTCCCCGGATGCCACCATGGCTGGCATACGACAAGAAGGTGCTGTGCTTCTATGCCTACTTCAAGCAGACCCTCCAGGAGGTCTACCATGCGCCGTACCTGGTGCGCAAGGTGAAGATTTACTACTATCTGGAGGATGGCACTTTGGAGATCTACGAACCACGGGTGGACAACTCTGGGATTGTGCAGGGATGTGTGGTTCATCGGCAGCGGGTTCAGAAGGCGCCTCCCTGCGATAACGAGTTCATGTCCCTAATCGATCTCAACGTGGATCAGACTGTTCAGATATTCGATCGACAATATCACATCACCGATTGCGATCCGTTTACCAGGCATTTTTTGAATACACGGGGCATCACTGTACCCGATCCAGTCAAATCACCATG CGATCCCACCGAGGAGCAGAGAAAGCGTCAGAACCAACCAAGATCCGGTAACCTAATCCCGAAGAACCATCCATTTGCCCAGTTCCTCAAGTACGACAGGCAAATACTCAAGTTTCAGGCGTACTGGGACGATAGAACCGAGTTCGGAGATGTGCGCAAGCTGGAGCTGTGCTACTACCTCTCCGATGACACCATCGAGATCAAGGAGCAGCACATTCGCAACTCAGGACGCGACGGACCCACCGTTTTCCTCAAACGTGGACGCTTGGCTCGG GAATTCGAAGGTCTCCAGCTGCCAGGACAGATGACTCCGACGACGCTGCTGAATGTCCTGGGCACCAACATGCGCAACGTACGCTACTGCGTGGATCCGTTGAACACCGGAAACAAGGAGATCCATTACTATAGGGAAAAGGATCTGCAGATAGGCAGTGTGATAAACGCTTATGGTCGTGCGGTGGTGATAACCGAACTGGATCCCTTCACCCAGAACTACTACCGCCAGCGCTATGGCATACAGGACTTTACCCCACTGCCAATCCCCGCCAGAGCCGATGATTGTGCCGAACACAGATCCGAACGACAATTGCCACCCTACAATGGTTGGGGTAGCTACGAGGATACGGTGGGCAATTGCATATCCGTAGAACCGAAGCCGCCAAAGACCGACTTCAAGAAGTTCATCAAATACGATCGTTATGTGCTCCGTTTTGGCGCCAAGATGCTCTCGACCATCAAGGCGAATTGCGAGCGAATCTTCGTGATCAGCTACTATCTATGTGATGATACGCTGCAAATCCAGGAGATCGCCGTGCGGAACTCCGGATTCCTTGGTGGCGAATTCATGAAGCGCACGCGTTTGGAGTTGCCCGGTCAGGAGAGGTTCTCCTGCAAGCAGCCGCAGTACTACATGCCGTGGAACTTCTTCATCGGATCGACCATGTCGCTGAAGGACTTCATCTTTCACATTGTCTCCGCGGATGAGTACACCCTCATGTACATGGAGCACCATCAGGAGAGCTTCACCCATGCCAATGTGGGCCTCATCATGGAGAAGGTGAAGAGTGCCCTGCAGAATCGCATGGCGGAGTTTGTGGGATCGTGTGTGCCGGATTGTACGGATCTCGAGAAGAAGAGGGATGTCTTTGTATCCTTCGAGAGCTTCAAGGGCGCCCTCATCGGCATTATGGGTAACCAGATCAGCGATCACGAGATCATCAGCCTCTGTCGTCACTTCTCCGCGGAGAAGAGTCAACCGAATGCCTGCGATCGATCCACGGTGCGGGCGGCGGCACATCTGGAGCTGAAGAGAGCCCTGTGGAATGCTCGGGATGATCTGATGGAGCACTTCCATCACATCAATCCGACCAACCAGCCATTCCTGCCCGAGTCCAAGGTGAGATCGGCACTGCGGGGCTGTCGTCTGCCATTCTCGCTGGAACTGATCGACAATATACTCTCGATTTTGAATCGGAACGAGTGCGATGACATCGAGGTGTGCGACCTGATGAACTTCATCGACGTATCCTGCGGCAAAGGGTGCAACATGCTGCCCGTGAACCACGCCTTCGAGCTGTGCCCCAAGATCCCCTTCCTGAACAAGGGGCGTGTGGTGAACTTCACCTGCTTCCTGAGGGAACTGAATCTGCCCCTCAACCTGCCAGCCGGCGGTGAGAAGAACCACGATGCCATGGGCGAGGGCAGGATAATGCCACCATCGGCCATGTCCGATGCCGATCTCCACAAGATGCACGAAGACGACGCTCACGCGGCTTGA
- the LOC120456573 gene encoding 39S ribosomal protein S30, mitochondrial, whose translation MLKFNRVSQLRTTYKRCLAGQSQLQLNPTDAEPAYPEIQDPSFKARKQKDAANWHEEIRQVPTVEEKMIKINIPRYYGFKVVDFNDSKIPYNALPLTQHYTRTVLEDLPSKSAKTQDPEQKEQPSEDALFTAARGDVIDVLEFAHDYYKHLEKQPNSAEHSPVERERILTQIIVEQLNRALLQSLSEEYKHLDEVEVDYNPRHEAFWAVGGVDPPKNVQKSKKGREWQKEVANESVDRLVQYTGAPYLALRHRKQLSPWKTEAESENLELSKQLPRFKHDPRTLGYSTKHQHATNVPGYWPRGNEHNFGLLSFQSRAHLQLRPKSYGEQDLLEALHSLAIKSSYAWLLAQANYNGFNTYNELTYPMNTQTVITNGREWSFYEYQLNTLLLHGNNVDGNPRVNFCRGTKPLPLYAEISASGKCVDFNDNALRHLLNFYANVPSIQRSIGEQQPYVASNVSAYENAEQRDFISKTFKYLASNRPRHLELPEIYLWEKLYKIDNNNRAMEAKRRFFELDINPWQRTLDTHDKEYVPRALRPDVPKNKNRFKKTYYP comes from the exons ATGTTGAAGTTTAACCGTGTAAGCCAGCTGCGAACGACGTACAAGCGCTGCTTGGCCGGACAGtcgcagctgcagctgaatCCCACGGACGCAGAGCCGGCATATCCGGAGATTCAGGATCCGTCCTTCAAGGCGCGCAAGCAGAAGGATGCGGCCAACTGGCACGAGGAAATCCGCCAGGTGCCCACCGTGGAGGAGAAGATGATCAAGATCAATATACCGCGCTATTACGGCTTCAAGGTGGTCGACTTCAACGACTCGAAAATCCCCTACAATGCACTGCCGCTCACGCAACATTATACGCGCACAGTGCTCGAGGATTTGCCATCGAAATCGGCGAAGACACAGGATCccgagcagaaggagcagccaaGCGAGGATGCTCTTTTCACGGCGGCTCGCGGGGATGTCATCGATGTCCTCGAATTCGCCCACGACTACTACAA GCATCTGGAAAAGCAACCCAACTCTGCCGAACATAGCCCCGTGGAACGTGAGCGCATCCTAACGCAGATCATTGTGGAACAGCTGAACAGAGCTCTTTTGCAGTCCCTCAGCGAGGAGTACAAGCACCTGGATGAGGTCGAGGTCGACTACAATCCCCGCCACGAAGCCTTCTGGGCCGTTGGCGGCGTAGATCCACCCAAGAACGTGCAAAAATCAAAGAAGGGTCGGGAATGGCAAAAGGAGGTGGCCAACGAGAGCGTCGATCGACTGGTTCAGTATACGGGAGCACCATACCTTGCCCTGCGCCATCGCAAGCAATTGTCGCCGTGGAAAACGGAAGCGGAAAGCGAAAACCTCGAGCTAAGCAAACAATTGCCTCGTTTCAAGCACGACCCGCGAACACTCGGCTACAGCACCAAGCATCAGCACGCCACCAATGTGCCAGGCTATTGGCCCAGAGGAAATGAGCACAACTTCGGTCTGCTCTCATTTCAATCGCGGGCACACCTTCAACTCCGCCCGAAATCGTACGGTGAGCAGGATCTGCTAGAGGCTCTGCATTCACTGGCGATTAAATCGTCATACGCGTGGCTTTTGGCCCAGGCGAACTACAATGGCTTCAACACTTACAACGAACTGACCTATCCCATGAACACTCAAACTGTGATCACGAACGGCAGGGAATGGAGCTTCTACGAGTACCAGCTGAAtacgctgctgctgcacggCAACAACGTGGATGGCAATCCCCGTGTCAACTTCTGTCGCGGTACAAAGCCACTCCCGCTTTACGCTGAGATTTCGGCGAGTGGAAAGTGTGTTGACTTTAACGATAACGCACTGCGGCACCTGCTTAACTTCTATGCTAACGTGCCATCCATTCAGCGGAGTATTGGGGAGCAGCAGCCGTACGTTGCATCCAATGTCTCCGCCTATGAGAACGCCGAACAGCGTGACTTTATTAGCAAAACGTTCAAATATTTGGCATCCAACCGACCGCGACACTTGGAGTTACCTGAAATCTACCTGTGGGAGAAGCTATACAAGATTGATAACAACAATCGCGCCATGGAGGCCAAGCGACGCTTCTTCGAGCTGGACATCAATCCTTGGCAGCGAACGCTGGACACACATGACAAGGAGTATGTTCCCCGGGCACTTCGACCAGATGTCCCTAAGAATAAGAACAGGTTCAAGAAGACGTACTACccttaa
- the LOC120455008 gene encoding platelet-activating factor acetylhydrolase IB subunit beta homolog: MNPCVLPTPLPDLDGDKRWHSIHRRFISDCREKDPDVIFLGDCIFETVQDSEAWNQYFAPLHCLNFSIRDDCTEHVLWRIENGALDNVNPKIVVLHVGTNNVRNSAEEVAEGVLANVTKIRQKLPNAYIVLPSLLPRGQQPNKLREKNANINEVVNGLTKGLYRVQTVAIDKGLVQSDGSISHHDMFDYKNLTNAGAKKILEPLYDLLSQILNENEPENDLTPSE; the protein is encoded by the exons ATGAATCCCTGTGTGCTGCCCACTCCATTGCCCGATCTGGATGGCGACAAGCGTTGGCACAGCATACACCGCCGGTTCATCTCCGATTGCCGCGAAAAGGATCCGGATGTGATATTCCTGGGCGACTGCATCTTCGAAACCGTCCAGGACTCGGAGGCCTGGAATCAGTACTTTGCACCGCTGCACTGCCTTAATTTCAGCATTCGCGACGATTGCACCGAGCACGTACTGTGGCGCATCGAAAACGGTGCGCTGGACAACGTGAATCCCAAAATCGTGGTCCTCCATGTGGGCACCAATAATGTGCGAAACAGCGCGGAGGAAGTGGCCGAGGGTGTGCTCGCAAACGTAACGAAAATCCGCCAAAAGCTGCCCAACGCCTACATCGTTCTTCCC TCGCTACTGCCGCGTGGACAGCAGCCCAATAAGTTGCGCGAAAAGAATGCCAACATCAACGAGGTGGTAAATGGATTGACCAAGGGCTTGTATCGCGTCCAGACGGTGGCCATTGACAAGGGTTTGGTCCAGAGCGACGGCAGCATCAGTCATCACGATATGTTCGATTATAAGAATCTCACCAATGCTGGAGCGAAAAAGATTTTAGAACCACTCTACGATTTGCTTTCTCAAATTCTCAACGAAAACGAACCTGAAAACGATCTCACTCCCTCCGAATAA
- the LOC120455004 gene encoding ATP-binding cassette sub-family A member 17, whose protein sequence is MPCQICHVFWLLVWKNFQKQKDNKLVLFLSLVLPVMSSLFLLLTRSSSDFNMRDYSMRAEAELLEFSWSSLIDKVNERRAKMVNKQRNFTTNVFIPDIQVAFAPNSNAALRKLMGDALGKLSIPKDKIADFGNCNDMRTHAASEHYLVSVCFRNVDDSLNGLPAVLHFAIILPSELRNYERTWIGDSWKETSTLMDRVDDEDNEFDANGYTDYVEEGFVPLQYYISMEFLRTTASNVEKLPKVLMRRFNENPNVLLSEEIGTAVILLILLGFMFPVAILVALIVKERELGQRYVMELLNASAALQMAAWFFSVFIHFLITFVLITILLKIQWNGAMAAMNKCPWSILLFFLTSYGFSVSSLIILMASAIRRSRVAIVMVPIIWILLALPLLSKKELLSDGPNVFYGFATVFLCNVSLSRGLSKIFYIEDYTLDVTIGKYLLYKVSNSDFGLVVPIVCFYAQTIFCILLALFLENNAYDWLALRIRKLLKRSPAIKSAVERLAPEVPAVSSPKTPAKAVIEFRGVWQKYSRSTFVVQDFTLNVYSGEVVALLGHNSSGKSTIVKMLYGQTKPTLGEIYVSGFNIVTQRKEALRNSGVSLSYKTLFTEFIVLDHLMFFSRLRGLKKIDAQREAKTFLRYVKFEDWERTRVSELTIGQKRVLQFLCAFAGGTQIVVLDKPFDGIDEPRINLFYSFILDQKEKRSIFFTSNSQKVASGIADRIFVLSKGNLQAFGTEKRLCRTLNEAYRLIVFGNENCNVKEVHLFLANFVPEIEMDSTLGDAASFVVKHRNHPELVNLIDNLTRFKSELNIYTFEIHQCSIDDILIGLYMREKSSFEFAEPESQTFPANKQSAKSRFLTPILHFLEEIRQLLIADSRNWFQPLLKLTLPSLVVVWTLSMPYFWYNCRQPGEIAFPMFEHGSGIILLQKGSLKGELLVASEEYAKGGVTEVEKTIDITTYIYDYEYDNSLLSDVDILEAGIFLDGQIEVLFNTKWPHTAPDSLARAMNSLAVAFIGAGSGIKVELEVLPFATIHTLQLHLNIDGYDLIFASCLSFCFCLIWSMPLLHMTLSKDGRYNYVELIAGMRTFVLILAFLTYDLLLVLFALFPINIAVIFFHWDLLMDANTHIYSVYVIFTIAVCVLSLNILIAILPIADMPFVYLKVLIAYSLGILVYIAVNELQPFADPNTVYFLLLDFHPFYALLHNLMRIASISEKIWLCSDRQIYDTSVYADQCLTIPNCCDDDAQEFYHFRYLCCVYLLTVMVWIAIFIFLKSHMVKRRPRQSKYFWDSDPDSKHDQNILHIMEPNELENTWILEKSRVSTLERSFIESKALHVEHLSVFFGLKAAIKRVDFMVNRYQVLSVFGANGTGKTVLLKAILGIYTPSSGRIITSNRVPFKSKGLDACHMVGYSAQEFRTMRSMTILETWELLLRIRRSRRRSLRADATDLCKIFGLYKYRFKSLAICSQGVLKRLSIGIALISDAELILLDDPFTHLDLVSQRSMLHIIHDLRRRGHTVIYTCNDTEFSTPALRMATLSYPGIAVIGEREKLQQNYYASYYMVETRIHIAELGSPIDFDTQSMEAKEDTVVATWEIFRHKHQGLSTACHDSKDRWRYLKLCGLIEKVFPHAIIKDVSFPRVCFWLSSHMYPMSKIVDTLHRNKQNFYSFSVSQPSVNSVFLSLAPQKMPKDTFAF, encoded by the exons ATGCCTTGCCAAATTTGCCATGTGTTTTGGTTGCTGGTTTGGAAGAactttcaaaaacaaaaagataACAAGCTAGTTTTATTTCTGTCGCTCGTTTTGCCTGTGATGTCGTCCCTATTTCTGCTACTTACACGCTCCTCAAGTGATTTTAATATGAGAGACTACTCGATGCGAGCGGAAGCCGAGCTTTTGGAGTTCAGTTGGAGCTCACTCATTGACAAAGTGAACGAGCGACGCGCTAAAATGGTCAACAAGCAGCGAAA TTTTACAACCAACGTATTCATACCGGACATCCAAGTGGCATTCGCACCCAACTCAAATGCTGCACTGCGGAAACTGATGGGCGACGCGCTGGGTAAACTTTCCATACCCAAAGATAAGATCGCTGACTTTGGGAACTGCAACGATATGCGCACCCACGCCGCCTCCGAACATTATTTGGTAAGTGTCTGCTTCCGGAACGTGGATGACTCACTGAACGGCCTGCCCGCCGTGCTGCACTTTGCGATAATTTTGCCGTCGGAGCTGCGCAACTATGAGCGGACTTGGATCGGCGACAGCTGGAAGGAAACCAGTACCCTGATGGATCGTGTTGACGACGAGGACAACGAGTTCGATGCGAATGGCTACACGGACTACGTGGAGGAGGGCTTTGTGCCGCTGCAGTATTACATCAGCATGGAGTTCCTGCGAACCACCGCTTCCAACGTGGAGAAGTTACCGAAAGTCCTGATGCGTCGATTCAATGAGAATCCCAATGTGCTGCTCTCCGAGGAAATAGGCACGGCGGTCATACTGCTGATCCTTCTGGGTTTCATGTTCCCCGTGGCCATTTTAGTTGCG CTGATCGTCAAGGAGCGCGAGCTTGGACAGCGTTATGTGATGGAGTTGCTCAACGCCAGTGCCGCATTGCAAATGGCAGCGTGGTTCTTCAGTGTCTTCATACACTTCCTGATTACTTTCGTTCTCATCACCATTCTACTAAAG ATCCAATGGAATGGAGCGATGGCGGCTATGAACAAGTGCCCCTGGTCCATATTACTATTCTTCCTCACCTCGTATGGATTCTCTGTGAGCAGTTTGATAATATTGATGGCATCGGCCATACGCAGATCGAGAGTAGCTATCGTAATGGTACCGATTATATGGATTCTACTGGCCCTGCCGCTGTTGTCGAAGAAGGAACTCCTGTCCGATGGACCGAATGTATTCTACGGATTCGCCACCGTCTTCCTGTGCAACGTATCCTTAAGTCGGGGTCTTTCGAAAATCTTCTACATCGAGGACTACACGCTGGACGTGACCATAGGGAAGTATTTGTTGTACAAAGTCAGTAACTCTGATTTCGGACTCGTTGTGCCCATCGTTTGTTTCTATGCACAGACAATATTTTGCATCCTATTGGCGCTGTTTCTGGAAAATAATGCCTACGACTGGCTGGCACTTCGCATTAGGAAACTGCTGAAAAGGTCGCCTGCTATTAAGTCGGCAGTGGAAAGGTTGGCACCTGAAGTCCCGGCAGTTAGCTCTCCAAAAACTCCAGCTAAAGCTGTCATCGAGTTTCGTGGCGTGTGGCAAAAGTATTCCAGATCGACGTTTGTGGTGCAAGACTTTACACTGAACGTGTATTCGGGTGAGGTGGTAGCACTACTTGGCCACAATTCATCGGGAAAGAGCACCATCGTAAAGATGTTATATGGCCAGACAAAGCCCACGCTTGGCGAGATCTACGTGTCTGGTTTCAACATAGTTACGCAAAGAAAAGAGGCGCTGCGAAATTCCGGAGTTTCCTTGTCGTACAAAACCCTCTTCACCGAGTTCATAGTCCTCGACCATCTGATGTTCTTCTCCAGGCTGCGGGGTCTCAAGAAGATTGATGCCCAACGAGAGGCGAAAACCTTTCTTCGATATGTAAAGTTTGAGGATTGGGAAAGGACGCGGGTTAGTGAGCTGACCATTGGACAGAAGAGAGTGCTGCAGTTCCTATGCGCCTTCGCTGGAGGCACCCAGATTGTCGTCCTCGACAAGCCGTTCGATGGAATCGATGAGCCCCGCATCAATTTGTTCTACAGTTTTATCTTGGATCAAAAGGAGAAACGCTCCATTTTCTTCACCTCCAATAGTCAGAAAGTGGCCAGCGGAATCGCCGATCGCATTTTCGTCCTTTCCAAGGGCAATCTGCAGGCATTTGGAACTGAAAAGAGACTGTGCAGGACATTGAACGAGGCCTATCGCCTG ATTGTATTTGGCAACGAAAACTGCAATGTCAAGGAGGTGCACCTGTTCTTGGCGAACTTTGTGCCGGAAATTGAGATGGACTCCACTTTGGGCGATGCCGCTTCCTTCGTTGTCAAGCACCGCAACCATCCCGAACTTGTTAACTTGATCGACAACTTGACCCGATTCAAAAGTGAACTCAACATATACACCTTCGAAATTCATCAGTGCAGCATCGATGACATTTTAATTGGCTTGTACATGCGTGAGAAGTCGAGTTTTGAGTTTGCCGAGCCCGAATCCCAAACATTTCCAGCGAACAAACAGTCCGCAAAGAGCAGATTTCTAACACCGATTCTGCATTTCCTGGAGGAGATTCGGCAGCTGCTGATCGCCGACTCGCGAAACTGGTTTCAACCACTTCTAAAACTGACGCTGCCATCGCTTGTGGTCGTCTGGACACTGAGTATGCCATACTTCTGGTACAACTGCCGGCAACCAGGAGAAATTGCCTTTCCCATGTTCGAACATGGAAGTGGCATCATTCTACTGCAAAAGGGTTCACTGAAAGGCGAACTACTGGTGGCCAGTGAGGAGTATGCCAAAGGAGGGGTCACAGAGGTGGAAAAAACAATTGATATCACAACCTATATCTATGACTACGAATACGACAACAGTTTGTTGTCGGACGTGGATATTCTGGAGGCGGGCATCTTCCTGGATGGCCAGATCGAGGTGCTCTTCAACACTAAATGGCCGCACACCGCTCCAGATAGCCTGGCTCGTGCTATGAACTCGCTGGCAGT TGCCTTCATCGGTGCTGGATCGGGCATAAAGGTGGAACTGGAGGTGCTGCCTTTCGCGACCATCCACACGCTGCAACTGCATCTGAATATCGATGGATACGACCTGATATTCGCCAGCTGCCTGAGCTTCTGCTTCTGCCTCATCTGGAGCATGCCACTGCTGCACATGACCCTCAGTAAGGATGGTCGCTACAACTACGTGGAGCTGATTGCCGGCATGCGGACCTTCGTGCTGATCCTGGCCTTCCTCACATACGACCTACTGCTGGTGCTCTTTGCCCTGTTTCCCATCAACATAGCCGTCATATTCTTTCACTGGGACTTGCTCATGGACGCCAACACTCACA TATACTCTGTCTATGTCATATTCACCATTGCTGTGTGCGTGCTCAGCCTGAATATTTTGATAGCCATCTTGCCGATCGCGGATATGCCATTTGTGTATCTAAAGGTGCTCATCGCGTACTCATTGGGCATCCTGGTGTACATAGCAGTGAATGAGCTGCAGCCATTTGCGGATCCAAACACGGTCTACTTCCTTTTGCTGGACTTCCATCCGTTCTATGCCCTGTTGCACAACCTAATGCGCATCGCCAGCATTTCCGAGAAGATTTGGCTCTGCAGCGATCGGCAAATCTATGATACCAGCGTCTATGCGGACCAGTGCCTCACGATTCCCAACTGTTGTG ATGACGACGCACAGGAGTTCTACCACTTTCGATACCTGTGCTGTGTGTATCTCCTGACCGTCATGGTGTGGATCGCGATCTTCATATTCCTCAAATCCCACATGGTGAAGCGAAGGCCGCGACAATCGAAATATTTTTGGGATAGTGA TCCGGATAGCAAACACGATCAGAACATCCTGCATATCATGGAGCCCAACGAGCTGGAGAACACCTGGATCCTCGAGAAATCGCGTGTCAGCACCCTGGAACGCAGCTTCATCGAATCAAAGGCTCTGCATGTGGAGCATTTGAGCGTTTTCTTTGGCCTGAAGGCGGCCATCAAGCGCGTTGACTTCATGGTCAATCG TTACCAAGTCCTAAGCGTCTTTGGCGCCAATGGAACTGGGAAAACTGTGCTGCTGAAGGCGATTCTCGGTATATACACGCCCAGTTCGGGACGCATAATCACCTCCAACAGGGTGCCATTCAAGTCGAAGGGCTTGGATGCCTGCCACATGGTGGGCTACAGTGCGCAGGAGTTTCGAACGATGCGCTCGATGACCATATTGGAGACGTGGGAACTGCTGCTGCGCATTCGGCGCTCCAGGAGAAGATCTCTCCGGGCGGATGCCACGGATTTGTGCAAAATCTTCGGACTGTACAAGTATCGCTTCAAATCGCTTGCCATCTGCAGTCAGGGCGTGCTGAAAAGACTGAGCATCGGCATAGCCCTGATAAGCGATGCCGAACTCATCCTGCTGGACGATCCCTTCACCCACCTGGACCTTGTGTCGCAGCGCAGCATGCTGCACATAATCCACGATCTGCGCAGGCGTGGCCACACCGTCATCTATACCTGCAACGACACCGAGTTCTCCACGCCCGCGCTCCGAATGGCTACGTTAAGCTATCCAGGAATCGCGGTAATTGGCGAGCGCGAGAAGCTGCAGCAGAACTACTACGCCTCGTACTACATGGTGGAGACGAGAATCCACATAGCCGAGCTGGGCAGTCCCATTGATTTTGATACGCAGTCGATGGAGGCCAAGGAGGATACTGTGGTGGCAACTTGGGAGATATTTCGGCATAAGCATCAGGGGTTGTCCACGGCTTGCCATGACAGCAAGGATCGTTGGAGGTACCTAAAGTTGTGCGGACTCATCGAAAAAGTATTTCCACATGCGATTATCAA GGACGTTAGTTTTCCCAGGGTCTGTTTCTGGCTGAGCAGTCACATGTATCCCATGTCCAAGATCGTCGATACCCTGCATCGCAACAAGCAGAACTTCTATTCCTTCTCAGTGTCGCAGCCATCGGTGAACTCCGTGTTCCTTAGCCTTGCGCCGCAGAAAATGCCCAAGGATACATTTGCTTTCTAA